From Vreelandella neptunia, the proteins below share one genomic window:
- a CDS encoding beta strand repeat-containing protein translates to MAIQGFNKSFYLNAKLAQLQANSETAADWAGKDAAFLESRFAAVGLTAEQHYEQYGFQEGLAPNAFFNPAEYIRAKATAMFNDANNSYLTIEAAAQDFVNLWGGNVYNHYLQYGEAEGVNPSNSFDVSSYYDAKLAQLQAAGNTEITTVAQLKASFDAAGITALEHFIAYGQNEGITAPAVPEGEKVNVDTSVPGETFTLTASVDTLTGTKNDDTFNANVVANPGTGVADVETLTALDTIDGGAGNDTLNYTTVGGTPLPAATISNVETINVVSDGAATADVTGSNITGITTLNAKATGAAVNLDVKSNVTSVSVTGTATTVAIDDAGTAATSADKLETVNITGATGDITIGGTEAVDSLKALNLTNTTDGDATITAGAGTRTLTVGLNNVTGPANNVVITDDEATALVVNTSGKASSGIDLQADKATSVTINADEKLTVAAIDASLAKTLTVTGDSAVTFTTNTAADLAALESVNAGSNTGGLTLTTALANNVAFTGGAGKDAVTLGATTKAIAMGAGDDTVTLTGATLGTGGSVDAGDGSDTLSMAAADAATASATTGATAFATKISNFEKLELGAVGAAAATTTVNLAGMDNISHVISNGITADGGNADSAFLALTNVASGGTLQIKGNTTEAGDGTTVGVSGAATNAADTFNLHLDTGTAASVVAAGSVTVADVETINISTADTGSATGADIAASTHTATLVATSAKTVSVSGNNGLNLTNAGNTLIESFDASGVAADSALDTAANLAVTFVSDNVTTAVSIKGGAGNDTLTADAASTKVNTIDGGAGDDTITGGAGADVLMGGAGNDTLDGKAGADKLTGGAGNDTFVIAAEANVNTYDTITDFAAGDKISIANLAGFTQAKVELGTNAVFQDYANAVINAEATNGSGWFQFNNNTYVVADIGADNGSSFINGQDAIVEITGLVDLSNSTVAANELTFA, encoded by the coding sequence ATGGCAATTCAAGGTTTCAATAAAAGCTTTTACCTAAATGCTAAGCTTGCACAGCTTCAAGCCAACTCTGAAACTGCCGCTGATTGGGCAGGTAAAGATGCAGCGTTCCTGGAATCACGTTTTGCAGCCGTTGGCTTAACCGCCGAGCAGCACTATGAGCAGTACGGCTTCCAGGAAGGCCTGGCCCCGAACGCCTTCTTCAACCCGGCTGAATACATCCGTGCCAAAGCAACGGCCATGTTCAACGATGCCAACAACTCCTACCTGACGATCGAAGCAGCGGCACAAGACTTCGTTAATCTGTGGGGCGGCAACGTTTACAACCACTACCTCCAGTACGGTGAAGCAGAAGGCGTTAACCCGTCTAACAGCTTCGACGTTTCCAGCTACTACGATGCCAAACTGGCGCAGCTGCAGGCGGCCGGTAACACCGAGATCACCACCGTTGCACAGCTGAAAGCGTCCTTCGACGCGGCCGGTATTACTGCCCTTGAGCACTTCATCGCTTACGGCCAGAACGAAGGCATTACTGCACCTGCCGTACCGGAAGGCGAGAAGGTCAATGTTGATACTTCTGTACCGGGCGAGACTTTCACGCTCACTGCAAGTGTTGACACACTGACTGGTACCAAGAACGACGACACGTTCAACGCTAACGTCGTTGCTAACCCAGGTACTGGCGTGGCAGATGTTGAAACACTGACTGCTCTTGACACTATCGATGGTGGCGCAGGTAACGATACGCTGAACTACACCACCGTTGGTGGTACGCCTCTGCCTGCAGCTACTATCAGCAATGTTGAAACCATTAATGTGGTTTCTGACGGTGCAGCAACTGCTGATGTAACCGGCTCTAACATTACAGGCATCACCACGCTGAATGCTAAAGCTACTGGCGCGGCTGTAAATTTGGATGTGAAGTCTAACGTGACTTCAGTATCTGTAACCGGCACAGCTACTACAGTTGCAATTGACGATGCGGGTACAGCTGCTACCTCTGCTGATAAACTCGAAACAGTAAACATCACTGGCGCAACAGGTGATATTACTATCGGTGGTACTGAAGCTGTTGACTCACTGAAAGCCTTGAACCTGACTAATACCACTGACGGTGATGCAACCATCACTGCTGGAGCAGGAACGCGCACCCTGACTGTTGGTCTGAACAATGTTACTGGTCCAGCAAACAACGTCGTAATTACAGATGATGAAGCTACCGCTCTAGTTGTAAATACTAGCGGTAAAGCGTCTTCTGGTATTGACCTTCAGGCTGATAAAGCTACTTCTGTCACCATCAATGCTGATGAGAAACTGACAGTTGCTGCAATCGATGCCTCTCTTGCCAAAACGCTAACTGTTACTGGTGATTCTGCAGTAACCTTCACTACTAACACCGCAGCAGATCTTGCAGCTCTAGAGTCTGTTAACGCAGGCAGCAATACCGGTGGTCTGACACTGACCACAGCTTTGGCCAATAATGTTGCCTTCACCGGTGGCGCTGGTAAAGACGCTGTGACTCTGGGTGCAACTACCAAAGCCATCGCTATGGGTGCTGGTGACGATACTGTAACATTGACTGGCGCTACTTTAGGCACTGGCGGTAGTGTTGACGCTGGTGATGGCAGCGATACACTGTCAATGGCTGCTGCAGATGCCGCAACTGCTTCTGCGACTACTGGCGCAACTGCTTTTGCAACCAAAATCTCGAATTTTGAAAAGCTTGAACTTGGAGCGGTAGGTGCAGCAGCAGCGACAACTACAGTAAACCTGGCGGGTATGGATAATATCAGTCACGTAATTTCCAACGGTATTACTGCTGATGGCGGCAACGCTGACAGTGCTTTCCTAGCACTTACCAATGTTGCATCTGGTGGCACGCTACAGATTAAAGGTAACACTACTGAAGCGGGCGATGGCACCACAGTAGGTGTTTCAGGCGCAGCAACAAATGCAGCAGATACTTTTAACCTGCACTTGGACACCGGCACAGCGGCCTCTGTTGTGGCAGCTGGTTCTGTGACAGTTGCTGATGTTGAAACAATCAATATCTCAACAGCTGACACTGGCAGTGCTACTGGTGCAGACATTGCAGCAAGCACTCATACCGCTACCTTAGTAGCTACTAGTGCTAAAACAGTATCTGTGTCTGGTAATAACGGTCTGAACTTGACCAACGCTGGCAACACGTTGATCGAATCTTTCGATGCGTCGGGTGTTGCTGCTGATTCTGCACTGGACACGGCAGCTAACTTGGCTGTTACCTTCGTATCTGACAACGTTACCACTGCGGTATCAATCAAAGGTGGCGCCGGTAACGATACGTTGACTGCTGATGCTGCTTCTACAAAAGTCAATACGATTGACGGTGGTGCTGGTGACGATACGATCACTGGTGGCGCTGGTGCAGACGTCCTGATGGGCGGTGCTGGTAATGATACCCTTGATGGTAAAGCCGGTGCTGATAAGTTGACTGGTGGCGCTGGTAACGATACTTTCGTTATTGCTGCTGAAGCCAACGTGAATACTTACGATACGATCACTGACTTTGCAGCTGGTGACAAGATCAGTATTGCCAACCTTGCAGGCTTCACTCAAGCTAAAGTAGAGCTTGGTACTAACGCAGTCTTCCAAGATTATGCTAATGCTGTAATCAATGCTGAAGCTACTAATGGCTCTGGCTGGTTCCAGTTTAACAACAACACTTACGTTGTTGCTGATATTGGTGCTGATAACGGATCGAGCTTTATCAATGGTCAAGACGCAATTGTTGAGATCACAGGACTTGTTGATCTTTCCAACAGCACTGTTGCAGCAAACGAACTGACCTTCGCTTAA
- a CDS encoding SapC family protein: MPQWIALSPSQHAGLGYLPRDGYHFADQLNVAGILLAELPKLLPHYVVVLLKEGEHFQPMVLLGVGERNLYVAPNGKWLGTYVPASLRGYPFALANSEQPGEKVFAIDADHLSESQGDALFDDEGKLAGTAAQTLDFLTQCDRNRAATQQACDALQRAGVIEQWPLTIERGEGQEPLTVNGLYRINEAALINLEADVFATLKGAPMALAYAQMFSMSQLNQLAERARFHENSHAEHGATQEVPEDLDSVFDSDDDLTFDFD, from the coding sequence ATGCCCCAATGGATCGCGCTTTCCCCCAGCCAGCACGCGGGCCTGGGTTACTTGCCCCGTGATGGTTACCACTTTGCCGATCAGCTAAACGTCGCAGGCATTCTGCTGGCGGAACTGCCCAAACTGCTGCCCCACTATGTGGTGGTGTTACTCAAAGAGGGCGAGCACTTCCAGCCCATGGTGCTGCTGGGGGTGGGCGAGCGGAACCTGTACGTGGCCCCCAATGGCAAGTGGTTAGGCACCTATGTGCCCGCCAGCCTGCGCGGTTACCCCTTTGCCCTGGCTAACAGCGAACAGCCGGGGGAAAAAGTCTTCGCCATCGACGCGGATCACCTCAGTGAGAGCCAGGGTGACGCCCTGTTTGATGACGAAGGCAAGCTGGCGGGCACCGCCGCCCAAACCCTGGATTTTTTAACCCAGTGCGATCGCAACCGAGCGGCTACCCAGCAGGCCTGCGATGCGTTACAGCGTGCCGGGGTGATTGAGCAGTGGCCATTGACCATTGAGCGGGGCGAAGGGCAGGAGCCGTTAACGGTGAACGGTCTCTACCGTATCAATGAAGCGGCGCTTATCAACCTGGAAGCCGATGTGTTCGCTACCTTGAAGGGCGCGCCCATGGCGCTTGCCTATGCCCAGATGTTCTCCATGAGCCAGCTTAACCAGCTGGCAGAGCGCGCCCGTTTTCATGAAAATAGCCACGCTGAGCACGGTGCTACTCAAGAAGTACCGGAAGACCTGGATAGCGTGTTTGATAGTGACGACGATCTAACCTTTGATTTTGACTAA
- a CDS encoding DUF6447 family protein: MADEQQQTVTIDGTEYNVADLSDNAKAQVTNLRVTDAEIEKLKQQLAIFQTARTAYARALSEELPKKETH, from the coding sequence ATGGCAGATGAACAACAGCAGACTGTGACGATTGACGGCACTGAGTACAACGTGGCCGATCTTTCCGATAACGCCAAGGCTCAAGTCACCAACCTGCGCGTGACCGATGCTGAGATCGAAAAGCTCAAGCAGCAGCTGGCCATTTTTCAGACAGCGCGTACCGCCTATGCCCGTGCGCTGAGTGAAGAGCTGCCGAAGAAAGAAACGCATTGA
- a CDS encoding DUF2971 domain-containing protein, whose protein sequence is MQGFTAFKYVGAERAVQCLKDGTLYLASPDQLNDTLEARFHTASTEAYLAITDATLAELARQRGETSLAFDREALPEFAEVNQRENGRFQAFCKGIGICSLARRPNHQAMWAYYGEGGEGICLELAFTPKIMEANQLLLGPVTYSDQARVLNRAEDWRTTFLELAEQHPQATLKDLQRISLEVPFRRRMGLRMAQRATSTKHPDWAHEDEIRMLGPKGRTPLPILGQVLTRVHFIGFKALNQVAPLLVKHYPHVSLMQWTFDHGELQAHGAQADTYRR, encoded by the coding sequence GTGCAAGGTTTCACTGCCTTCAAGTATGTCGGCGCCGAACGAGCGGTGCAGTGTCTCAAGGATGGCACGCTATATCTGGCGAGCCCTGACCAGCTGAACGATACATTGGAGGCACGCTTCCATACTGCCAGTACGGAGGCCTACCTGGCCATTACCGATGCCACGCTTGCCGAGCTGGCACGGCAGCGAGGCGAAACGTCCCTGGCTTTTGATCGTGAGGCCCTGCCGGAATTTGCCGAGGTGAACCAGCGGGAGAATGGCCGCTTTCAAGCCTTCTGCAAAGGGATCGGCATCTGCTCGCTAGCCAGGCGCCCCAATCATCAGGCGATGTGGGCCTATTATGGCGAGGGTGGCGAGGGTATCTGCCTGGAACTGGCGTTCACCCCGAAGATCATGGAGGCGAACCAACTGCTCCTCGGTCCCGTGACCTACAGCGACCAGGCCAGAGTACTCAACCGCGCGGAGGATTGGAGGACGACTTTTTTGGAACTCGCCGAGCAGCATCCCCAGGCCACTCTAAAGGATCTCCAGCGGATCAGCCTCGAGGTTCCATTTCGCCGCCGGATGGGGCTGCGCATGGCCCAGCGGGCCACGTCGACCAAGCATCCCGACTGGGCCCACGAAGATGAGATTCGTATGCTCGGGCCGAAGGGGCGAACGCCCTTGCCGATTCTGGGCCAGGTACTGACCCGCGTTCACTTCATAGGTTTCAAGGCACTCAATCAAGTAGCGCCGCTACTGGTGAAACATTATCCTCATGTCAGCTTGATGCAATGGACTTTCGACCATGGTGAGTTGCAAGCTCATGGAGCTCAAGCTGATACCTACCGACGGTAA
- a CDS encoding helix-turn-helix transcriptional regulator gives MSTTQHTHIAPAVLRYKDTAAYLGVCVNTVRNMKDAPGFPRPIRITHRSVGYRKADLDAWLESRQA, from the coding sequence ATGAGCACCACTCAACACACCCACATCGCGCCCGCTGTTCTGCGCTACAAGGATACCGCCGCCTACCTGGGCGTCTGCGTCAACACCGTACGCAACATGAAGGACGCGCCGGGCTTCCCGCGCCCGATTCGCATCACCCACCGCAGTGTGGGCTATCGCAAAGCAGATCTGGATGCCTGGCTCGAAAGTCGCCAAGCGTAA
- a CDS encoding phage/plasmid primase, P4 family has translation MSAAFTPPGAPSAVDQLLDTMAQAGVVYDDNAPIIGDGKLHRFHVEGDAPSVRNGWYTFHDDATPAGNFGCNKRYGPGAKLPFSAKRAKPMTSQEKAALEAKMAQQKAKREADDKAKHEAAAVQAKAIWEAATPVGVESHPYLLKKGIQAHGTRTSPFSVRQQQVDGSWANVLVSDNALLIPRRSHQREIVSLQAIFPSAANVLGRDRTYLANGEAQGTYDTIGQPQMREGRQVFLLCEGFATGAALHETTGHCVVVAFDAGNLIHVAKRIAAAQKEAILIICADNDQWTTQPVANPGLYHAKLAADEVAGHLVYPPFPADLDMANDDGKLKGPTDFDDLRRLQGNEAVKSVVLDCLNALQTPNGPQGPTPGAAVPALPCPGSEEKMATTGQVAPLEGELMNVEEGNEVLVYDITAPLAIAQGMVARLWTHEDVMTLYHHHDYFYEWTGTHYAKRHDKEIRAVVYCHLNQARQPSKTTKGTGELRPIKPNSRLVNNVMDALKATCLIEDEVEAPSWLRDVDIRQPANHLISCTNGLYDWQENRLLAHTPAYYSHSCLAFAYHRDASTPKHWYTFLDTLWPNDPEAIAVLQMMFGYLLTQSTYLQKVFLLVGPPRSGKGTILKVLTNMLGRRNVCSPRLRDLAKDFGLASMIGKQAALVGDARLTGRIDQAEMTENLLSISGEDAVSINRKNKSYWEGRLKVRFVICTNVVPMVSDASGAIASRFVALVMKHSFLGKENHRLQEDLSEEMPGILNWAIEGLRQLEACGRIESPASARETLNELDELSSPVKAFVSERCRTGPSFRIPTLSLYEAWRHWNHEKGRDHISSDAVFGRDLRAAVSTVIKKSYDVPNSHSRKRQNYYEGITLN, from the coding sequence ATGAGCGCTGCTTTCACACCGCCAGGGGCGCCATCCGCTGTTGATCAACTGCTCGATACGATGGCGCAGGCTGGCGTCGTATATGACGATAACGCACCCATTATCGGTGACGGCAAGCTCCATCGCTTCCATGTTGAAGGCGACGCCCCCAGTGTTCGCAACGGTTGGTATACCTTCCACGACGACGCCACGCCGGCTGGCAATTTCGGTTGCAACAAGCGCTATGGCCCCGGCGCTAAACTGCCGTTCTCGGCCAAGCGGGCCAAGCCAATGACGTCGCAGGAAAAGGCCGCACTAGAGGCCAAAATGGCCCAGCAAAAGGCCAAGCGTGAAGCGGACGACAAGGCCAAGCATGAAGCGGCCGCCGTTCAGGCGAAAGCCATCTGGGAGGCAGCGACCCCGGTCGGCGTGGAAAGCCACCCCTACCTGCTTAAAAAAGGTATCCAGGCCCATGGCACGCGCACCAGCCCTTTCTCTGTCCGACAGCAGCAAGTCGACGGCTCCTGGGCTAACGTGCTGGTATCCGACAACGCGTTGCTGATCCCGCGTCGCAGTCACCAGCGTGAGATCGTTTCTCTGCAGGCGATCTTTCCCAGCGCCGCCAACGTGCTGGGCCGTGACCGCACTTACCTGGCGAACGGTGAAGCCCAAGGCACCTACGACACCATCGGCCAGCCCCAGATGCGTGAAGGGCGCCAGGTGTTTCTTCTCTGCGAAGGCTTTGCCACCGGGGCAGCCCTGCATGAAACCACTGGCCACTGCGTCGTGGTAGCGTTCGACGCCGGCAACCTGATTCACGTCGCTAAGCGTATCGCGGCTGCCCAGAAAGAAGCCATCCTGATTATCTGCGCGGACAACGACCAGTGGACGACCCAGCCGGTGGCCAACCCTGGCTTGTACCACGCCAAGCTGGCTGCCGATGAAGTAGCGGGGCACTTGGTGTATCCGCCGTTCCCGGCTGATCTCGACATGGCGAACGACGACGGCAAGCTCAAAGGCCCGACCGACTTCGATGATCTGCGCCGGCTGCAAGGCAACGAGGCGGTCAAGTCAGTGGTATTGGACTGCTTGAATGCACTGCAGACTCCCAATGGCCCACAAGGCCCCACGCCAGGCGCAGCGGTGCCAGCGCTCCCTTGTCCTGGCTCGGAGGAGAAAATGGCCACAACGGGGCAGGTTGCGCCGCTGGAAGGTGAACTGATGAACGTAGAAGAGGGTAATGAGGTGCTGGTGTATGACATCACGGCGCCACTGGCTATTGCACAAGGGATGGTAGCGCGCCTCTGGACGCATGAAGATGTAATGACGCTGTATCACCACCACGATTACTTTTACGAATGGACCGGAACCCACTATGCAAAGCGGCACGATAAGGAGATTCGCGCTGTGGTGTATTGCCATCTGAATCAGGCGCGTCAGCCCAGCAAGACCACTAAGGGAACCGGCGAGCTGCGGCCAATCAAGCCAAACAGTCGGCTGGTCAATAACGTAATGGATGCGCTCAAAGCTACCTGTTTGATCGAGGATGAAGTGGAAGCACCTTCCTGGTTACGAGATGTTGATATACGTCAGCCAGCGAACCACCTGATCAGTTGTACCAACGGTCTCTACGATTGGCAGGAAAATCGTCTCCTTGCTCATACGCCTGCCTACTACTCGCACTCCTGCCTGGCCTTTGCCTACCACCGAGATGCGTCAACGCCCAAGCACTGGTATACGTTTCTGGACACGCTTTGGCCGAATGACCCGGAAGCGATCGCCGTGTTGCAGATGATGTTTGGCTACCTGTTAACCCAGTCGACATATCTCCAGAAAGTCTTTTTGCTGGTGGGGCCCCCTCGCAGTGGCAAGGGCACCATTCTTAAAGTGCTGACGAACATGCTGGGACGTCGTAATGTTTGCTCGCCGCGTCTACGGGATCTAGCCAAGGACTTTGGCCTAGCGTCAATGATCGGTAAACAGGCGGCGCTGGTTGGTGATGCTCGACTGACAGGCCGTATCGACCAGGCCGAAATGACAGAGAACCTGCTTTCCATCTCGGGGGAAGATGCGGTCTCGATCAACCGTAAAAATAAAAGCTACTGGGAAGGACGGCTCAAGGTACGCTTCGTCATCTGTACTAATGTCGTTCCCATGGTCAGTGATGCTTCCGGTGCTATCGCTAGTCGTTTTGTCGCTTTGGTCATGAAGCACTCTTTCCTGGGAAAAGAAAATCATCGGCTGCAAGAGGACTTATCAGAGGAGATGCCTGGGATACTCAACTGGGCAATTGAGGGGCTTCGTCAGTTGGAGGCATGCGGGCGTATCGAATCGCCAGCATCCGCTCGGGAGACGCTGAATGAACTAGATGAACTGTCTAGTCCGGTCAAAGCGTTTGTCAGTGAACGTTGCCGTACTGGGCCAAGTTTTCGCATTCCCACCTTATCGCTTTACGAGGCCTGGCGTCATTGGAACCATGAGAAGGGAAGAGACCATATTAGTTCGGATGCCGTATTTGGGCGAGATCTTCGGGCTGCCGTGTCAACGGTCATAAAAAAGTCATATGACGTGCCCAATAGCCACAGTCGGAAGCGTCAAAATTATTACGAGGGCATTACGTTGAACTGA
- a CDS encoding ADP-ribosylglycohydrolase family protein, translating to MSEHPLLSSTLVSRYRGCLLAGACGDALGAPVEFWRRSQIIARFGEPGITDYFKAYGRVGAITDDTQMTLFTAEGLLAVEALQAVRNIDVHRQVGAAALQRWLITQGGRSALTEAAPSVESALLAEPTLHARRAPGNTCLSALREMKVLGERAVNDSKGCGGVMRMAPVGLFGACQGLEPRETFSLGKALAWLTHGHPSGYLTGGVMAVLVQRLVEGGSLEEVLTLSLALLADEDGHPETRDALQHAWHLAGTATPYAEAITALGEGWVAEEALAIAVYCALVANDLRHGVVLAVNHDGDSDSTGAIAGNLLGAMHGEVAIPPQWLDQLELREVIAGMGEALCRTAHA from the coding sequence ATGTCTGAGCACCCTTTGCTTTCTTCTACCTTAGTGAGCCGTTACCGAGGCTGCCTGCTCGCCGGGGCCTGCGGCGATGCCCTGGGCGCCCCGGTGGAGTTTTGGCGCCGGAGCCAGATCATCGCGCGCTTTGGTGAACCCGGTATTACCGACTACTTCAAGGCTTATGGCCGCGTGGGCGCGATCACCGACGATACCCAGATGACCCTGTTCACCGCCGAGGGGCTATTGGCAGTCGAGGCCTTGCAGGCGGTGAGGAATATCGATGTGCATCGCCAAGTGGGCGCAGCGGCCTTGCAGCGCTGGCTGATCACCCAAGGCGGACGTAGCGCGCTGACGGAGGCGGCACCATCGGTGGAGAGCGCGCTGCTGGCCGAACCCACTCTGCACGCCAGGCGCGCCCCTGGGAATACCTGCCTGTCGGCGTTGCGTGAGATGAAGGTACTGGGTGAGCGGGCGGTGAATGACAGCAAGGGCTGCGGGGGCGTGATGCGGATGGCGCCGGTGGGATTGTTTGGGGCCTGCCAAGGCCTTGAGCCCCGCGAGACGTTTTCCCTGGGTAAGGCGTTGGCCTGGCTGACTCATGGCCACCCCAGCGGCTATCTGACCGGGGGTGTAATGGCGGTGCTGGTCCAGCGCCTAGTCGAAGGCGGCAGCCTGGAGGAAGTCCTGACGCTGAGCCTGGCGCTGCTCGCCGACGAAGATGGCCACCCGGAGACGCGAGACGCCTTGCAGCACGCGTGGCATTTGGCGGGTACCGCTACCCCGTATGCGGAGGCCATCACGGCGCTGGGCGAAGGCTGGGTGGCCGAAGAAGCCCTGGCCATTGCGGTCTACTGCGCGTTAGTGGCCAACGACTTACGCCACGGCGTGGTGCTGGCGGTGAACCACGACGGCGACAGCGACTCCACCGGGGCCATTGCCGGCAACCTGCTGGGGGCGATGCATGGGGAGGTAGCAATTCCCCCTCAATGGCTGGATCAGTTGGAGCTGCGCGAGGTGATCGCCGGGATGGGTGAGGCATTGTGCAGAACCGCGCATGCATAA
- a CDS encoding NUDIX hydrolase: protein MPEFHPCSDDAGQPVILLAPSTPTPLACWEDPKAIARVVPDGPLPAQLYGLALVPCYSGEVAPNGEPCEAANATQAQAPHHGGGFLSHALKTPPLTLSPGKRAAAGAVVVEPDSRVWVIHPSNAFGGYRATFPKGKQESGQSLEQTAIKETFEEAGLLIALTRWLIDVPRSSTVCRYFLARRLGGSPADMGWESQAVSLVPIARLGEVLHHPNDQPLLEALRHV from the coding sequence ATGCCCGAGTTCCACCCCTGCTCTGACGATGCCGGCCAGCCGGTTATCTTGTTGGCGCCCTCAACCCCGACGCCTCTGGCCTGCTGGGAGGATCCTAAGGCGATCGCTCGGGTGGTGCCAGATGGGCCATTGCCAGCGCAGTTGTACGGGCTGGCGCTGGTGCCGTGTTATTCAGGCGAGGTAGCACCCAATGGTGAGCCCTGCGAGGCCGCTAACGCCACGCAAGCGCAAGCGCCTCACCATGGCGGCGGTTTCCTATCACACGCCCTGAAAACTCCGCCATTGACCCTATCGCCAGGTAAGCGGGCGGCCGCTGGCGCCGTGGTCGTGGAACCCGACAGCCGGGTATGGGTGATCCACCCCAGCAATGCCTTTGGTGGCTACCGGGCCACCTTTCCCAAGGGCAAGCAGGAGTCGGGACAAAGCCTGGAACAAACCGCCATCAAAGAGACGTTCGAGGAAGCCGGGCTACTCATCGCGCTAACCCGTTGGCTAATTGACGTGCCGCGTTCAAGCACGGTGTGCCGTTACTTCCTGGCAAGACGTCTTGGTGGCAGTCCTGCTGATATGGGCTGGGAAAGCCAAGCGGTGAGCTTAGTGCCCATCGCACGCCTCGGCGAGGTGTTGCACCATCCCAACGACCAACCACTGCTGGAGGCCTTACGCCATGTCTGA